One Lycium barbarum isolate Lr01 chromosome 5, ASM1917538v2, whole genome shotgun sequence genomic window carries:
- the LOC132641328 gene encoding probable nucleoredoxin 1, which produces MTEQDTHDLIKLLGSSDRDFLLRNNGDQVKLDTLKGKNVGLYFSASWCGPCRRFTPKLVEAYNELLSKGDFEVVFVTADQDDESFNAYFSKMPWLAVPFSDSETRKRLDELFDVNGIPHLVILDASGKVVTDSGVEIIIEHGVEGYPFTQERLNEIKEQEETAKREQSLKSILESQSRNYVIAADGRKVPVAELEGKIVGLYFSMTSFEECGSFTRKLIEMYDKLKAQGENFEIVMIPLDNEDEEESFKEGFASMPWFSLPLKDKTREKLIRYFELSNLPTLVIIGTDGKTLHSNVAEAVEEHGILAYPFTPEKFAELEQIEKAKREAQTLESILVMGDLDFVIGKDGEKILVSDLVGKTILLYFSAHWCPPCRGFTPKLKEAYETIKAKNGPLEVIFISSDRDQASFDKYFATMPWLALPFGDERKASLNRLFKVQGIPKLIAIAPSGKTITTEARNLIMSHGAAAFPFTEERMKEIEAEIALEEEKENDMNPEEDQKEQGKEEQRAYEGWNCDGEVCFKG; this is translated from the exons GTTAAGCTTGATACCTTAAAGGGGAAAAACGTTGGTTTGTACTTTTCAGCATCATGGTGTGGTCCATGCCGACGTTTCACCCCGAAGTTGGTAGAGGCGTACAATGAGCTCCTATCAAAAGGAGACTTTGAAGTTGTTTTCGTTACTGCTGATCAGGATGATGAATCATTTAACGCGTACTTCTCTAAAATGCCTTGGCTTGCTGTCCCATTTTCTGATTCCGAAACACGTAAACGTCTGGATGAATTGTTTGATGTTAACGGAATACCCCACTTAGTGATCCTTGATGCTAGTGGGAAGGTAGTGACAGATAGCGGGGTTGAAATCATCATTGAGCATGGTGTGGAAGGTTACCCTTTCACTCAAGAAAGGCTAAATGAAATTAAAGAGCAAGAAGAAACCGCTAAAAGAGAACAATCTTTGAAATCTATCTTGGAGTCACAATCAAGAAACTATGTAATTGCAGCTGACGGGAGGAAG GTGCCTGTTGCTGAGCTTGAAGGAAAGATTGTAGGCCTGTATTTCTCAATGACCTCTTTCGAAGAATGTGGATCGTTTACTCGGAAGCTGATCGAGATGTATGACAAGTTGAAGGCGCAGGGGGAGAACTTTGAAATTGTGATGATTCCACTTGACAACGAAGATGAAGAGGAATCTTTTAAGGAAGGGTTTGCAAGCATGCCTTGGTTTTCACTTCCTTTAAAAGACAAGACGCGTGAGAAGCTAATCCGATACTTTGAGCTCTCTAACCTTCCTACCTTAGTCATCATTGGAACAGATGGAAAGACTCTTCATTCTAATGTTGCTGAAGCCGTCGAGGAGCATGGCATCCTGGCATATCCTTTTACCCCCGAGAAGTTTGCTGAACTTGAGCAGATAGAGAAAGCTAAGAGGGAAGCACAAACGTTGGAGTCAATTTTGGTCATGGGAGATCTTGATTTTGTCATTGGAAAAGATGGTGAAAAG ATTCTGGTGTCTGATCTTGTAGGGAAGACTATTCTACTTTACTTCTCAGCACATTGGTGTCCTCCATGCCGTGGTTTTACGCCAAAGCTTAAAGAGGCATATGAGACAATTAAAGCCAAAAATGGTCCATTGGAAGTGATTTTCATATCCAGTGATCGGGATCAAGCCTCATTTGATAAATATTTTGCTACAATGCCATGGCTGGCTCTTCCCTTTGGTGATGAAAGGAAGGCATCCTTGAATCGCCTATTTAAAGTTCAAGGCATACCAAAATTGATTGCTATAGCGCCATCAGGCAAGACTATTACAACTGAAGCCAGAAATTTGATCATGTCTCATGGTGCTGCGGCTTTTCCATTCACTGAGGAGCGTATGAAGGAGATTGAGGCAGAAATTGCTCTAGAAGAGGAAAAGGAAAACGACATGAATCCTGAGGAAGATCAAAAGGAGCAAGGCAAAGAGGAACAGAGAGCGTATGAAGGATGGAATTGTGATGGTGAAGTTTGTTTCAAAGGTTAA
- the LOC132641327 gene encoding probable nucleoredoxin 1, with protein sequence MAVDQESFTHDLTVVLSSIERDILLCRNGEQVKISSITGKIVGLYFCSSWCGPCRQFTPKLVEAYEDLYPKGDFEIVFISSDKDDESFNEYFAKMPWLAVPFSDAEARKNLKQLFRVRAIPHLVILDGTGKVLGNEGVKFIKYFGPEAYPFTSERVNYLRLEEEKAKENQSLRSLLVYGSPDFLISNDGSKISVSELEGKTVGLYFAMSSCKGCKNFTLKLVEVYEKLKQKNFEIVLISVDEKYENFKEGFVAMPWLALPFKDKNCERLVRYFEHKLVPQLVIISPDGKTLQQNAVKIVEEYGDEAFPFTQEKLVAMANLEKKKLEAQTLDSILVTADRDFVISNGSLKVPVCKLVGNNILLYFAASWSLPSREFLPKLVTAYQEIKKKDKMFEVIFISSDQDEPSFNNIFSSMPWLALPFDDERKAFLSRRFNIVGIPIAIAISPSGSTVNTQVRQLLETHGERAYPFTEEHIKNLQQQLDKNTMGWPKKGRDEIHNEHELALMHQQVYLCSGCKQMGYGWSFFLKHCNSGLHPKCAPKQDEMNCLMKTPHAPISNTDPL encoded by the exons ATGGCAGTTGATCAAGAAAGTTTCACTCATGATCTCACAGTTGTGCTGTCTTCAATAGAAAGAGACATTCTACTATGTAGAAACGGCGAACAG GTTAAGATTAGCAGCATAACAGGAAAGATTGTGGGCTTGTATTTCTGCAGTTCGTGGTGTGGTCCATGTCGCCAGTTTACACCAAAGTTGGTGGAAGCTTATGAGGATCTTTATCCTAAAGGTGACTTTGAAATAGTGTTTATTTCATCTGATAAAGATGATGAATCGTTTAATGAATACTTCGCGAAAATGCCATGGCTTGCTGTTCCCTTTTCTGATGCTGAGGCTAGAAAGAACTTAAAGCAGTTGTTCAGAGTAAGGGCAATTCCACATCTTGTGATTCTTGATGGGACAGGCAAAGTTTTGGGCAATGAGGGCGTTAAATTTATCAAATACTTTGGTCCTGAAGCCTATCCATTTACTTCGGAAAGAGTTAATTACTTGAGACTGGAAGAAGAGAAAGCTAAGGAAAATCAGTCTTTGAGGTCTCTTTTAGTCTATGGATCCCCCGATTTTTTGATTTCAAATGATGGGAGCAAG ATTTCTGTGTCTGAGCTTGAAGGCAAAACAGTTGGTCTATATTTTGCTATGAGTTCTTGCAAAGGGTGCAAGAATTTCACCTTGAAGCTAGTAGAGGTATACGAAAAGCTTAAACAAAAGAACTTTGAAATTGTGCTGATTTCTGTGGATGAAAAGTATGAGAATTTTAAAGAAGGCTTTGTAGCAATGCCATGGTTGGCTTTACCTTTCAAAGACAAGAACTGTGAGAGACTTGTTCGGTACTTTGAGCATAAACTCGTACCACAGCTTGTCATAATAAGTCCTGACGGGAAGACTCTGCAGCAAAATGCAGTTAAAATTGTCGAAGAATATGGTGATGAAGCCTTTCCTTTCACACAAGAAAAGCTTGTTGCTATGGCTAATCTAGAGAAGAAGAAACTCGAAGCACAAACATTAGACTCCATTCTTGTTACTGCGGATCGAGATTTTGTCATTTCAAATGGTAGTTTAAAG GTTCCTGTGTGTAAACTAGTGGGGAACAACATTCTACTGTACTTTGCAGCAAGTTGGAGCCTCCCAAGTCGAGAATTTCTACCCAAACTCGTAACTGCATACCAAGAAATCAAGAAGAAAGACAAAATGTTTGAAGTGATTTTCATCTCTAGTGATCAAGATGAACCTTCCTTTAATAACATCTTTTCAAGTATGCCTTGGTTAGCACTCCCTTTCGACGATGAAAGGAAGGCGTTTCTATCGCGCAGATTCAACATAGTAGGCATTCCGATCGCCATAGCCATAAGTCCTAGTGGCAGCACTGTAAATACACAAGTAAGGCAGCTGTTAGAGACACACGGTGAAAGAGCCTATCCGTTTACGGAAGAACACATAAAGAATTTGCAGCAACAACTCGACAAAAATACGATGGGTTGGCCCAAGAAAGGCAGAGATGAAATTCACAATGAGCATGAACTTGCGCTCATGCATCAGCAAGTTTATCTTTGCAGTGGGTGTAAGCAGATGGGGTACGGGTGGTCGTTCTTCTTGAAGCATTGTAATTCCGGGCTCCATCCAAAATGTGCTCCGAAACAAGATGAGATGAACTGTTTGATGAAAACCCCCCATGCACCTATTAGTAACACAGATCCACTTTAA